A region of Oryzias latipes chromosome 18, ASM223467v1 DNA encodes the following proteins:
- the LOC101161012 gene encoding lysophospholipid acyltransferase LPCAT4 — translation METRRCSSAAQDCAHPFIHEVKLSAAQRIKGGLLGCILFPLRVALAVLFFLIMWPLARLRLAGLSEEERAKPVTGWRRWLFHPPIWLLSRAVFFSLGFLWVRVKGRRADLREAPVLVVAPHSGFFDMLVLCPTQLATVVSRSENTSLPVIGALLEFNQSVLVSRKDPESRKKAVAQLIQRLTSDGYWPQMLMFPEGTTTNGRSLIKFKPGAFLAGVPVQPVLLHYPNRLDTVRWTYKGTTWMEAIWLTTSQLYTNMTVEFLPVYKPSEEEKKDPNLYADNVQKLMAGALGVPATDYVMEGRVPVSKLGGLSLPLESPARDALKELRRDGLGEHEIQAAIDRIIDRCGEDTEGSTVSVEELASLLGLRDRQAAVHLCSLYSKGESVDLRQLGLSVLALSGLKDFGSLLHSAFTLFDREHRGSLSAQQLSDLMGALLGVPQQDTTALYTEACSGGPLTEEKLLRVLAQHQTYRKVKEFLESSEASVTLPKAKGVNNNNGLSVIRDTSPPHNKKQE, via the exons ATGGAGACGCGCAGGTGTTCCTCCGCGGCGCAGGACTGTGCGCATCCGTTCATCCATGAGGTGAAGCTGAGCGCGGCGCAGAGGATTAAG GGGGGGCTCCTGGGTTGCATCCTCTTCCCGCTGCGCGTCGCCCTGGCGGTGCTCTTCTTCCTCATCATGTGGCCCCTGGCCCGGCTCCGGCTGGCTGGCCTGTCCGAGGAAGAGCGGGCCAAACCCGTGACTGGCTGGCGCCGCTGGCTGTTCCACCCCCCGATCTGGCTGCTGAGCCGCGCCGTCTTCTTCTCCCTGGGCTTCCTGTGGGTCAGGGTGAAGGGGCGCCGGGCCGACCTGCGGGAGGCGCCGGTGCTGGTGGTGGCCCCCCACAGCGGCTTCTTCGACATGCTGGTTCTGTGTCCGACCCAGCTGGCAACTGTGGTATCGCGCTCCGAGAACACCAGCCTACCCGTCATCGGAG CCCTGCTGGAGTTTAACCAGTCCGTGCTGGTGAGCAGGAAGGATCCGGAGTCCAGGAAGAAGGCCGTGGCTCAGCTAATCCAGAGACTCACCTCTGACGGATATTGGCCTCAG ATGCTGATGTTTCCTGAAGGAACCACAACCAATGGGCGCTCCCTCATCAAATTCAAACCAG GAGCCTTCCTGGCCGGCGTCCCGGTTCAACCCGTCCTGCTGCATTACCCGAACAGGCTG GATACTGTTCGTTGGACGTACAAAGGAACAACCTG GATGGAGGCGATTTGGCTCACCACATCGCAGCTCTACACCAACATGACAGTGGAG TTCCTGCCGGTTTACAAGCCTTCagaagaggagaagaaggacCCCAACCTTTACGCCGACAACGTCCAGAAGCTGATGGCCGG GGCTCTAGGAGTCCCAGCTACAGATTACGTGATGGAGGGCCGGGTTCCTGTGAGCAAACTGGGGGGTCTGTCCCTGCCGCTGGAGTCTCCAGCCAGAGATGCACTGAAAGAGCTGCGCAGAGACGG CCTTGGCGAGCATGAGATCCAAGCGGCCATCGACAGGATAATTGACAGGTGTGGTGAGGACACTGAGGGGTCAACGGTCAGCGTGGAGGAGCTGGCCTCTTTGCTGGGACTGAGGGACAGACAAGCAGCAGTGCATTTGTGCAGCCTATATTCAAAG GGCGAGAGCGTGGACCTTCGCCAGCTCGGCCTCAGTGTTCTGGCTCTGTCTGGACTGAAGGACTTCGGGTCGCTGCTACATTCTGCCTTCACT CTCTTTGACAGAGAGCACAGGGGCAGCCTGAGCGCACAGCAGCTCTCTGACCTCATGGGGGCGCTGCTGGGTGTTCCTCAGCAAGACACCACAGCTCTGTATACAGAGGCCTGCAGCGGGGGTCCGCTCACGGAAG AAAAGCTGCTGCGGGTTCTGGCCCAACACCAGACGTACCGGAAGGTCAAGGAGTTCCTGGAGTCCAGTGAGGCGTCGGTCACTCTTCCTAAGGCCAAGGgtgtaaacaacaacaatggactCTCTGTCATCAGGGACACGTCGCCCCCCCACAACAAGAAGCAGGAATGA
- the emc4 gene encoding ER membrane protein complex subunit 4 has product MASPGGQGGVLSTRGGGATRRMKWALELSLGNTRGRGDRQGAQGDVVYPIGYSEKPVPDTSIQETDKNLVEKRCWDVALGPLKQIPMNLFIMYMSGNTISIFPIMMVCMMAWRPIQALMSMSATFKLLESSSQQWLQGLVYLVGNLLGSALAIYKCQSMGLLPTHSSDWLAFIEPPQRMEIMGGGMVL; this is encoded by the exons ATGGCGTCTCCAGGGGGGCAAGGAGGGGTTTTGTCCACACGAGGAGGCGGGGCCACGCGGAGGATGAAGTGGGCTCTGGAGCTGAGCCTTGGAAACACCAG GGGTCGGGGGGATCGGCAGGGGGCTCAGGGAGACGTGGTTTATCCCATTGGATACTCGGAGAAACCCGTCCCAGACACCAGCATCCAGGAGACAGACAAGAACCTGGTGGAGAAG CGCTGCTGGGATGTGGCCCTGGGGCCCCTGAAGCAGATCCCTATGAACCTGTTCATCATGTACATGTCTGGAAACACCATCTCCATCTTCCCCATCATGATGGTCTGCATGATGGCGTGGAGGCCAATCCAAGCTCTCATGTCCATGTCAGCCA CCTTCAAGCTGTTGGAGAGCTCCAGCCAGCAGTGGCTGCAGGGGCTGGTTTACCTGGTGGGGAACCTTCTGGGCTCAGCGTTGGCCATCTACAAGTGTCAGTCCATGGGGCTGCTCCCCACGCACTCGTCTGATTGGCTGGCTTTCATCGAACCTCCTCAG AGAATGGAGATCATGGGAGGGGGGATGGTGCTGTGA